The following coding sequences are from one Streptomyces angustmyceticus window:
- a CDS encoding non-ribosomal peptide synthetase produces the protein MTQPMTATTAAPTTSAAAPLSIARTEAPAAEGTSGVLSRFEEWARRSPEAPAVVDGAHRWTYGAIDAAADEVAGALRGRVGPGDLVGVCLDRSAALVVTAVALARIGAVYLPMGPRPGERRTEAVTEDLDVVCLIGDPGVLPPRHRSAEHLPLALPGEGANATATVVAAFAPSGDTARSAPSGAFYAVLTSGSTGRPKAVAVGEPALAAVLDWYRTTSGVGPGDRQSLLIGVAFDPHLLELWAGLTSGAALVPAPDEVRWDPMVLADWWRTSAVSVGVAATPMVEPLLERPWPQDLTLRHLFVGGDRMRRRPGKDVTTTVHNAYGPAEATVVSTVHTMRDSDAAAGTGAAPPIGRPLPGVTVVVADPDGRPVSRGTEGELLIGGGALALGYLDPELNARRFRAVPEGLDLPEVARLYRTGDRVRMADDGELEFLGRLDDQVKISGVRIEPAEVEAAFEKDPAVLGAVVTAPRTAEGRPRLVAYVRSAPGAVLTADALLPAVRGWLPEQAVPSDVRIVDSFPLDANGKVDRAELTRRAAAGDGAGPAGAPADGGGLPADATPGERLVLSAVRDLLARPALSLADSFTGSGGTSLLAARLLTVIEKESGIRLRAPELLRQPDLRAVALLVDTRAARQPAGA, from the coding sequence ATGACCCAGCCGATGACCGCCACGACGGCGGCCCCGACCACGTCCGCCGCAGCGCCGCTCAGCATCGCCCGTACCGAGGCCCCGGCCGCCGAGGGGACGAGCGGGGTGCTCTCCCGCTTCGAGGAGTGGGCCCGGCGCTCGCCCGAGGCCCCCGCGGTGGTCGACGGTGCCCACCGCTGGACGTACGGGGCCATCGACGCCGCCGCCGACGAGGTCGCGGGGGCGCTGCGCGGCCGGGTCGGGCCCGGGGACCTGGTCGGTGTCTGCCTCGACCGTTCGGCCGCGCTGGTGGTGACCGCCGTCGCGCTCGCCCGGATCGGCGCCGTCTACCTGCCGATGGGCCCGCGTCCCGGCGAGCGCCGCACCGAGGCCGTCACCGAGGATCTCGACGTCGTCTGCCTGATCGGCGACCCCGGGGTCCTGCCGCCCCGGCACCGGTCGGCCGAGCACCTGCCGCTGGCGCTGCCCGGCGAGGGCGCCAACGCCACCGCCACGGTGGTGGCGGCGTTCGCCCCGTCCGGCGACACGGCCCGCTCCGCGCCCTCCGGGGCGTTCTACGCCGTGCTGACCTCCGGTTCCACCGGCCGCCCCAAGGCGGTGGCCGTCGGCGAGCCCGCGCTCGCCGCGGTGCTGGACTGGTACCGCACCACGAGCGGTGTGGGCCCCGGCGACCGGCAGTCCCTGCTGATCGGCGTCGCGTTCGACCCCCATCTGCTGGAGCTGTGGGCCGGGCTGACGTCCGGGGCGGCGCTGGTGCCCGCGCCGGACGAGGTCCGCTGGGACCCGATGGTGCTGGCCGACTGGTGGCGCACGTCCGCGGTGTCGGTGGGCGTCGCGGCCACCCCGATGGTGGAGCCGCTGCTGGAGCGGCCCTGGCCGCAGGATCTGACGCTACGTCATCTGTTCGTGGGCGGTGACCGGATGCGCCGCCGGCCCGGCAAGGACGTGACCACCACGGTCCACAACGCCTACGGCCCGGCCGAGGCCACCGTGGTCTCCACCGTCCACACCATGCGGGACTCGGACGCCGCGGCGGGCACCGGCGCCGCGCCGCCGATCGGCCGTCCCCTGCCGGGCGTCACCGTGGTCGTCGCCGACCCGGACGGCCGGCCCGTCTCCCGGGGCACCGAGGGCGAACTCCTCATCGGCGGTGGCGCCCTGGCGCTCGGCTACCTCGACCCCGAGCTGAACGCGCGCCGCTTCCGCGCCGTGCCGGAGGGCCTGGACCTGCCGGAGGTGGCGCGCCTGTACCGCACCGGGGACCGGGTGCGGATGGCGGACGACGGGGAGCTGGAGTTCCTCGGCCGCCTCGACGACCAGGTCAAGATCAGCGGAGTCCGGATCGAACCGGCCGAGGTGGAGGCCGCGTTCGAGAAGGACCCTGCGGTGCTCGGCGCCGTCGTCACCGCGCCGCGCACCGCCGAAGGACGCCCCCGCCTGGTGGCGTACGTCCGGTCGGCGCCCGGGGCGGTGCTCACCGCGGACGCGCTGCTGCCCGCCGTACGCGGCTGGCTGCCGGAGCAGGCGGTGCCCTCGGACGTACGGATCGTGGACTCCTTCCCTCTGGACGCCAACGGCAAGGTGGACCGGGCCGAGCTGACCCGGCGGGCGGCGGCCGGCGACGGGGCCGGCCCGGCCGGCGCCCCCGCGGACGGCGGCGGCCTGCCGGCCGACGCCACCCCCGGCGAGCGGCTGGTGCTGAGCGCCGTGCGCGACCTGCTGGCCCGGCCCGCGCTCTCGCTGGCGGACAGCTTCACCGGGTCCGGCGGCACCTCGCTGCTCGCCGCCCGGCTGCTGACCGTCATCGAGAAGGAGAGCGGTATCCGGCTGCGCGCCCCCGAGCTGCTGCGCCAGCCGGACCTGCGCGCGGTGGCGCTGCTCGTCGACACCCGCGCCGCCCGGCAGCCGGCGGGAGCCTGA
- a CDS encoding non-ribosomal peptide synthetase — protein MTTLSPLSPDTRKEGPVPTEGTPQGGRTASGDRTAAAATATRPAAAARPAAAAGPAALVAWHAARTPQALAVADGDTTLTYAQLVSSARALAAHLREHGVRRGDSVALLMPRSARTVVAQLALWWAGAVCVPLDPAHPRARSEALAADAGATLTVGDGKLLESAALTGATLALPGEPLVDGGNPPGVELAPDAAAFIMFTSGSTGRPKGVAIPHRAIAELVCDPAYLTLTSRDRVLFHSPMTFDASTFEVWGALTNGAAVVVSTTERPSFEDLARQVERHGVTVAFFTTALFHQLAGRRSRIFAQLRTVVVGGEALSAHHAREVLQAFPWLELVNGYGPTEATTFTTAHRVTLADCDGQVPIGRPIAGATVHLLDDAGRPVPYGEVGELWIGGSRLAHGYTGQPELTAERFSDHPELGRLYRSGDLVSRRPDGTLDFHGRTDDQVKIRGFRIEPAEIEHALREQSEVADAAVAVHRPSPDDARLAAFVVAAPGPVPRPDALRDRLAAVLPAHLVPDEVRVVDALPLNSSGKVDRRALTDLVTADGPDAPAGPLGPLEQAVAEVWSRSLGREVTRPDADFLALGGHSLLALAVTDDLREELGVELTLADFFAAPTVAGHAALVERALLAAHSDLHPGAPEDTDGH, from the coding sequence ATGACCACCCTGAGCCCGCTCTCCCCCGACACCCGGAAGGAAGGCCCCGTGCCCACCGAAGGCACCCCGCAAGGCGGCCGTACCGCGTCCGGTGACCGCACCGCGGCCGCCGCGACCGCCACACGGCCCGCGGCCGCCGCACGGCCCGCGGCCGCGGCCGGTCCCGCGGCCCTGGTGGCCTGGCACGCCGCGCGGACCCCGCAGGCCCTGGCCGTGGCGGACGGCGACACCACGCTCACCTACGCCCAGCTCGTCTCCTCGGCGCGGGCGCTCGCCGCCCACCTGCGCGAACACGGTGTGCGCCGGGGCGACTCGGTGGCGCTGCTGATGCCGCGCTCCGCCCGTACGGTCGTCGCCCAGCTCGCCCTGTGGTGGGCGGGCGCGGTGTGCGTCCCGCTCGATCCGGCCCATCCGCGCGCGCGTTCCGAGGCGCTGGCCGCCGACGCGGGCGCCACGCTGACCGTCGGCGACGGCAAGCTCCTCGAATCGGCGGCCCTGACCGGTGCCACGCTCGCGCTGCCCGGTGAGCCGCTGGTGGACGGCGGGAACCCGCCCGGCGTCGAACTCGCGCCGGACGCCGCGGCGTTCATCATGTTCACCTCGGGCTCGACCGGCCGGCCCAAGGGCGTGGCCATCCCGCACCGGGCGATCGCCGAGCTGGTCTGCGACCCGGCGTACCTCACCCTCACCTCCCGCGACCGGGTGCTCTTCCACTCGCCGATGACCTTCGACGCCTCGACGTTCGAGGTGTGGGGAGCCCTGACCAACGGGGCCGCCGTGGTGGTGTCCACCACCGAGCGGCCCTCGTTCGAGGACCTGGCCCGGCAGGTGGAGCGCCACGGCGTGACCGTCGCCTTCTTCACCACCGCGCTCTTCCACCAGCTGGCCGGCCGCCGCTCGCGGATCTTCGCGCAGCTGCGCACGGTGGTCGTGGGCGGTGAAGCGCTGTCCGCGCACCACGCCCGCGAGGTGCTCCAGGCCTTCCCCTGGCTGGAACTGGTCAACGGCTACGGGCCGACGGAGGCGACGACCTTCACCACGGCCCACCGCGTCACCCTCGCCGACTGCGACGGCCAGGTGCCCATCGGCCGGCCGATCGCCGGGGCGACCGTGCACCTGCTGGACGACGCCGGCCGGCCGGTCCCGTACGGGGAGGTGGGCGAACTGTGGATCGGCGGCAGCCGGCTGGCGCACGGCTACACCGGGCAGCCGGAGCTGACCGCCGAGCGCTTCAGCGACCACCCCGAACTGGGGCGCCTCTACCGCTCCGGCGACCTGGTCTCCCGGCGTCCCGACGGCACCCTGGACTTCCACGGGCGGACGGACGACCAGGTGAAGATCCGTGGCTTCCGGATCGAGCCCGCGGAGATCGAACACGCCCTGCGGGAGCAGTCCGAGGTGGCGGACGCGGCGGTGGCCGTGCACCGTCCCTCCCCCGACGACGCCCGCCTGGCCGCCTTCGTCGTGGCCGCGCCGGGACCGGTGCCCCGCCCCGACGCCCTGCGGGACCGGCTCGCCGCCGTGCTTCCCGCCCATCTCGTCCCCGACGAGGTGCGGGTGGTCGACGCGCTGCCGCTCAACTCCTCGGGGAAGGTCGACCGCCGCGCGCTGACCGACCTCGTCACCGCGGACGGGCCGGACGCGCCGGCCGGGCCGCTGGGTCCGCTGGAGCAGGCCGTGGCCGAGGTCTGGAGCCGGTCGCTGGGCCGTGAGGTCACGCGTCCGGACGCCGACTTCCTCGCGCTGGGCGGGCATTCGCTGCTCGCGCTCGCGGTCACCGACGACCTGCGCGAGGAGCTCGGCGTCGAGCTGACGCTCGCCGACTTCTTCGCCGCCCCCACGGTGGCGGGGCACGCCGCGCTGGTCGAGCGCGCGCTCCTCGCCGCGCACAGCGATCTGCACCCCGGCGCCCCGGAGGACACCGATGGCCACTGA
- a CDS encoding condensation domain-containing protein: MATDTPSAAALQEELLRRARSRAGRPAAAAPAPVPQGPAPLSHAQRRMWLMDRLGHGDASYSVPFATRLRGPLDLAALAAALTALVGRHEILRTRYGQRDGEPYQEVLPAPETVAPRVVDAVPDDSDALLAEEARRPFDLAAGPLPRALVLRHGEQDHTVLLTFHHITIDGSSLDTVAGELARDYAAAAGGSAAEERPEPPQYADFARREQAAADRLGQGLAHWAGRLEGLSPLRLPRPAQPPADTGTRPAGTRTVPLDPRVPAALRALGREHRATLFTVALAASFAALNRFTGQDDLVIGVAGTHRQGADMRGLVGLCVNTLPVRVDTAGDPSFSTLVARVRDALLEAQQRREVPFDLILERLGAAARDTDGTGLVRATADVLGEPATLRLPGLTDEYVEVGTAEAKFDLSFGLVDTDAPAGLVQYSRTALDEEAAAALGTHYAALLTAVADEPALRLSRLPGAPPAPREEAGGHPAEVLLRAHPEVAEAAVVAPAGGPLLAYAVLRGIDGPSPAQLRSLLRTELAPELVPAAVTLLDTLPRTADGAADPARLPGFPAAPAPEGAHADAVTEGFTALLGHAPGPDDDFFLLGGHSLVAVQLAERLRQALKLPLTGLDIMQARTPRAVTALLEAREAERVAAPSATRSRPRRSREGTVLVTGGTGGVGAFVLRELAARGRPVLALARPESAHLVAAEGVDVIEGDLTDLDGLRKAVDSADAVLHAACTFTRPDVDVAAMIAMVDAWSRGPFVFVSSVDAYGHPAGEWVAEESAPRQPLSGYGQAKADCEGLLLRAAGDGGRGGASAVRSPLVWGAHQRLRDQLRWGATGILYQAAQEGRPIGLPRPGTGGHAWYGAAWVHAAALARAVVSALDSPVHGVANAVSGHLSWRDLAGGLTELLGSDSEIHETDEVHPDLDHRWHYRADRLAPALRALPGEDWRAVLASMVDPAAH, from the coding sequence ATGGCCACTGACACCCCCTCCGCCGCGGCGCTCCAGGAGGAGTTGCTGCGCCGGGCGCGCTCCCGTGCCGGGCGCCCCGCCGCCGCGGCTCCCGCACCCGTCCCGCAGGGGCCCGCGCCGCTCTCGCACGCCCAGCGCCGGATGTGGCTGATGGACCGGCTGGGGCACGGCGACGCCTCGTACAGCGTGCCCTTCGCCACCCGGCTGCGCGGACCGCTCGACCTCGCCGCGCTGGCCGCCGCACTGACGGCGCTGGTGGGCCGCCACGAGATCCTGCGCACCCGGTACGGGCAGCGGGACGGCGAGCCGTACCAGGAGGTGCTGCCGGCTCCGGAGACGGTCGCGCCGCGGGTCGTGGACGCGGTCCCGGACGACTCCGACGCGCTGCTGGCCGAGGAGGCGCGCCGTCCCTTCGACCTGGCCGCCGGCCCCCTTCCGCGCGCCCTGGTCCTGCGGCACGGCGAGCAGGACCACACCGTTTTGCTGACGTTTCATCACATCACCATCGACGGATCCTCGTTGGACACCGTCGCCGGGGAACTGGCCCGTGACTACGCGGCAGCCGCCGGGGGCTCCGCCGCCGAGGAGCGGCCCGAGCCGCCGCAGTACGCGGACTTCGCCCGCCGCGAGCAGGCGGCCGCCGACCGCCTCGGACAGGGCCTCGCCCATTGGGCCGGCCGCCTCGAAGGTCTCTCCCCGCTGCGCCTGCCGCGCCCCGCGCAGCCGCCCGCCGACACCGGCACCCGCCCGGCCGGCACCCGGACCGTTCCGCTCGACCCGCGGGTGCCGGCCGCCCTGCGCGCGCTGGGCCGAGAGCACCGGGCCACCCTGTTCACGGTGGCGCTCGCCGCGTCCTTCGCCGCGCTCAACCGGTTCACCGGCCAGGACGACCTGGTGATCGGGGTCGCCGGCACCCACCGGCAGGGCGCCGACATGCGCGGTCTGGTGGGGCTCTGCGTCAACACCCTCCCGGTCCGGGTGGACACCGCGGGCGACCCGTCCTTCAGCACGCTGGTGGCGCGCGTACGGGACGCGCTGCTGGAGGCTCAGCAGCGCCGCGAGGTGCCCTTCGACCTCATCCTGGAGCGCCTCGGCGCCGCCGCCCGCGACACGGACGGCACCGGGCTGGTCCGGGCGACCGCGGACGTCCTGGGCGAGCCCGCCACGCTGCGGCTGCCGGGGCTGACGGACGAGTACGTCGAGGTCGGCACCGCCGAGGCCAAGTTCGACCTCTCCTTCGGCCTGGTGGACACCGACGCCCCCGCCGGCCTTGTCCAGTACAGCCGCACCGCGCTCGACGAGGAGGCGGCGGCCGCGCTCGGCACGCACTACGCCGCCCTGCTCACCGCAGTGGCGGACGAGCCCGCTCTCCGGCTGTCCCGGCTGCCCGGTGCGCCGCCCGCGCCCCGGGAGGAGGCCGGCGGGCACCCGGCCGAGGTGCTGCTGCGGGCGCACCCTGAGGTGGCCGAAGCCGCCGTGGTCGCGCCGGCCGGCGGCCCGCTGCTCGCCTATGCCGTGCTGCGCGGCATCGATGGCCCGTCACCCGCCCAGCTCCGCTCCCTGCTGCGCACGGAGTTGGCCCCGGAGCTGGTGCCCGCCGCGGTGACCCTGCTGGACACCCTGCCGCGCACGGCCGACGGCGCGGCCGACCCGGCCCGGCTGCCCGGCTTCCCCGCGGCACCCGCGCCGGAGGGGGCGCACGCCGACGCCGTGACCGAAGGGTTCACCGCCCTCCTGGGCCACGCGCCCGGACCGGACGACGACTTCTTCCTCCTCGGCGGCCACTCGCTGGTCGCCGTGCAGCTCGCCGAGCGGCTGCGCCAGGCGCTGAAACTGCCCCTGACCGGCCTGGACATCATGCAGGCCCGCACCCCGCGCGCGGTCACCGCCCTGCTGGAGGCACGGGAGGCGGAGCGCGTCGCCGCGCCGTCGGCCACCCGCTCCCGGCCGCGGCGCTCGCGCGAGGGCACGGTCCTGGTCACCGGCGGCACCGGCGGTGTCGGTGCGTTCGTGCTGCGCGAACTGGCCGCCCGGGGGCGTCCGGTACTCGCGCTGGCCCGCCCGGAGTCGGCACACCTGGTCGCCGCGGAGGGCGTGGACGTCATCGAGGGCGACCTCACCGATCTGGACGGGCTGCGCAAGGCCGTCGACAGCGCCGACGCCGTCCTCCACGCGGCCTGCACCTTCACCCGTCCCGACGTCGATGTGGCGGCGATGATCGCGATGGTCGACGCCTGGTCGCGCGGCCCGTTCGTCTTCGTCAGCAGTGTGGACGCCTACGGGCACCCGGCCGGCGAGTGGGTGGCGGAGGAGTCCGCGCCCCGGCAGCCGCTGAGCGGGTACGGGCAGGCGAAGGCCGACTGCGAAGGGCTGCTGCTGCGCGCGGCCGGCGACGGGGGCCGGGGCGGCGCGAGCGCCGTCCGTTCCCCGCTGGTCTGGGGGGCGCACCAGCGGCTGCGGGACCAGTTGCGCTGGGGCGCGACCGGCATCCTCTACCAGGCGGCACAGGAGGGGCGGCCGATCGGTCTGCCGCGGCCGGGGACGGGCGGTCACGCGTGGTACGGCGCGGCGTGGGTGCATGCCGCGGCGCTGGCCCGGGCCGTGGTGTCCGCGCTGGACTCCCCCGTGCACGGCGTCGCCAACGCCGTGAGCGGGCACCTGTCCTGGCGCGACCTCGCCGGCGGGCTGACCGAACTGCTCGGCAGCGACAGCGAGATCCACGAGACGGACGAGGTCCACCCGGACCTCGATCACCGCTGGCACTACCGCGCCGACCGGCTGGCCCCGGCCCTGCGGGCACTGCCGGGCGAGGACTGGCGCGCCGTGCTGGCCTCGATGGTCGACCCGGCGGCGCACTGA
- a CDS encoding CAP domain-containing protein, with protein MNTKYSSTPARGSRGTPPQRVRRVPPAIVVSAGALIGALAVLSSQDDAKATEYTGSPDQAPAASAAESPTSRPDAPRADHDRAEALRLVNEARAEHGCEPLRRDARLAEAARRHSRDLAARRSSAHRAADGAESGAAAPADHDARAENAGATEPEHAVDAWMASPEHRADLLNCSFHTTGVGVAFDGKHRAYWTQDLARS; from the coding sequence TTGAATACGAAATACTCGTCCACGCCTGCACGCGGCTCCCGTGGTACCCCTCCGCAGCGGGTCCGCAGGGTTCCTCCTGCCATCGTTGTCTCGGCCGGTGCGCTCATCGGCGCGCTCGCCGTGCTCTCCTCCCAGGACGACGCGAAGGCGACCGAGTACACGGGGTCCCCGGATCAGGCCCCCGCCGCGTCCGCCGCCGAGAGCCCCACCTCCCGGCCCGACGCACCGCGGGCCGACCACGACCGGGCCGAGGCGCTCCGGCTCGTCAACGAGGCCCGCGCGGAGCACGGTTGCGAGCCCCTGCGACGCGACGCGCGCCTGGCGGAGGCCGCCCGGCGGCACAGCCGGGACCTGGCCGCCCGCCGCTCCTCCGCCCACCGTGCCGCGGACGGCGCCGAGTCCGGCGCAGCGGCCCCCGCGGACCACGACGCCCGGGCGGAGAACGCCGGGGCCACGGAGCCCGAGCACGCCGTCGACGCCTGGATGGCCAGCCCCGAGCACCGGGCCGACCTCCTCAACTGCTCCTTTCACACCACCGGCGTGGGCGTCGCCTTCGACGGGAAGCACCGGGCGTACTGGACCCAGGACCTCGCCCGCTCATAG
- a CDS encoding mycothiol transferase: MNASTDLLVDAFGRIREVVEDVVTGLDPDELGTRPDDANSIAWLVWHLTRIQDDHLAGVAGTEQVWTADGWYDRFGLPFPADDTGYGHTGKDVAAVGGLSAQLLTGYHGAVHDNTVQYLAGVDDKDMKRVVDRAWTPPVTLGVRLVSVVADDLQHAGQAAYVRGLLGR; this comes from the coding sequence ATGAACGCCAGCACGGATCTGCTCGTCGATGCCTTCGGACGTATCCGTGAGGTCGTCGAGGACGTCGTCACCGGGCTCGACCCCGACGAGCTCGGCACCCGCCCCGACGACGCCAACTCGATCGCCTGGCTGGTCTGGCACCTCACCAGGATCCAGGACGACCACCTCGCCGGGGTCGCCGGCACCGAGCAGGTCTGGACGGCGGACGGCTGGTACGACCGCTTCGGGCTCCCCTTCCCCGCCGACGACACCGGCTACGGCCACACCGGCAAGGACGTCGCGGCCGTCGGCGGTCTGAGCGCACAGCTGCTGACCGGCTATCACGGCGCCGTCCACGACAACACCGTGCAGTACCTCGCCGGGGTCGACGACAAGGACATGAAGCGGGTCGTCGACCGTGCCTGGACGCCGCCCGTCACCCTGGGGGTGCGCCTGGTCAGCGTGGTCGCGGACGATCTGCAGCACGCCGGCCAGGCCGCCTACGTCCGCGGTCTGCTCGGGCGCTGA